The following are encoded in a window of Candidatus Taylorbacteria bacterium genomic DNA:
- a CDS encoding N-6 DNA methylase, whose protein sequence is MKISSYIDEIFGHPEVKHGLVVFNQPELQALNLLSKIEISKREDGRIVIQCLKRERELVAKPEEIVRQLFLVYVRDYLKYPMSQVTVEEKVQMGSDDSKRADIVVFTDDTCTRKYIIFEVKKPDAETGVEQLQSYLNATGVHFGVWSNGKDITFQLREESPETRGEPYHYRDIPRLPKKGEALDDVLKPLTKKDLRPIQNLKDTIKRLEDTALANAGVNAFDELFKLFFAKLHDEFDQKKNDTSPMQFRVPKADPDTVYERINGLFQEAKNRPGWQGIFDSDEVLKLKDDALILCASALEPLRFHDADLDVIDAAFEYLINPEQKSSKGQYFTPRMVVDMAVRMIDPQVDEKVIDPACGSAGFLIHTIKHVRDAQGWTDNRDVSRYANDYIYAVDFDEKLKKVAKVMMLIAGDGKSNVFSVDSLDYRKWARSDAASPSRIGPFKRDIKDGNFDVVLTNPPFSGKITGKEQLSAFELYDLRQSGKLADDEEEIEDEDEKSKAKTKRTVNSMKRDILFIERCLRFLKPGGRIAIVLPQGNLNNIGTKALREWIMQKARILAVVGLGVNTFKPFTGTKTSVIFLQKWGGIAGMPIADYPIFMATSERSGKNNSGDYIVLANKEGHLIDREGNILDPLKEKPIVDSDLREIASAFQQFSKKEGITFY, encoded by the coding sequence ATGAAAATATCTTCATACATAGACGAAATTTTTGGTCACCCTGAAGTCAAACACGGGCTTGTTGTTTTTAATCAGCCGGAATTGCAAGCACTAAATTTACTTTCAAAAATTGAAATTTCAAAACGCGAAGATGGAAGAATAGTTATACAGTGTTTGAAACGAGAAAGAGAGTTAGTTGCTAAACCGGAGGAAATTGTCCGTCAACTTTTTCTTGTGTATGTACGAGATTATCTCAAATATCCGATGAGCCAAGTAACTGTTGAGGAAAAAGTACAAATGGGATCAGACGACTCTAAGCGTGCTGATATTGTAGTTTTTACAGATGACACCTGCACACGCAAATACATAATTTTTGAAGTCAAAAAACCAGACGCAGAAACTGGTGTTGAGCAATTACAGTCCTATCTCAATGCAACTGGGGTACACTTTGGCGTGTGGTCAAATGGCAAAGATATTACATTTCAGCTCCGCGAAGAATCACCAGAAACAAGAGGTGAACCTTATCATTACCGTGATATCCCACGTCTACCTAAAAAGGGCGAAGCACTTGACGATGTTTTGAAGCCGCTTACCAAAAAAGACCTCCGCCCGATTCAAAACCTCAAAGATACCATCAAACGTCTTGAAGACACCGCACTTGCCAACGCCGGTGTAAACGCCTTTGACGAACTTTTCAAACTCTTTTTCGCCAAACTCCATGACGAATTTGATCAAAAAAAGAATGATACTTCCCCAATGCAGTTTCGTGTTCCAAAGGCAGACCCAGATACGGTTTATGAACGGATTAATGGTCTTTTTCAGGAAGCAAAAAATCGACCGGGTTGGCAAGGAATTTTTGACTCGGACGAAGTACTAAAACTCAAAGACGATGCGCTCATTCTTTGCGCCTCCGCGTTAGAGCCGCTTAGATTTCACGATGCCGATTTGGATGTAATAGACGCCGCTTTTGAATATCTTATCAACCCGGAACAGAAAAGCTCAAAAGGCCAATACTTTACCCCGCGCATGGTCGTTGATATGGCAGTAAGAATGATTGACCCTCAAGTGGACGAAAAAGTGATTGATCCTGCCTGTGGCTCTGCAGGATTTCTCATTCACACCATCAAGCATGTGCGCGATGCGCAAGGCTGGACTGATAATCGCGATGTTTCCCGATACGCAAATGATTATATTTACGCCGTTGATTTTGACGAAAAATTGAAAAAGGTTGCCAAAGTAATGATGCTTATCGCTGGCGATGGCAAGTCAAATGTATTTTCCGTGGACTCGTTGGACTATCGCAAATGGGCGCGCTCTGATGCAGCATCACCATCTCGCATCGGTCCGTTTAAACGCGACATTAAAGACGGAAATTTCGACGTGGTGCTTACCAACCCACCCTTTTCCGGAAAAATTACTGGAAAAGAACAGCTTTCGGCGTTTGAACTTTATGACCTCCGACAATCGGGCAAGCTCGCCGATGACGAGGAAGAGATTGAGGATGAGGATGAAAAATCGAAAGCAAAAACGAAGCGCACCGTAAACTCTATGAAGCGCGACATCCTTTTTATCGAGCGATGCTTGCGATTCTTAAAACCCGGGGGGCGTATTGCGATTGTCCTTCCGCAAGGTAACCTCAATAATATCGGCACAAAAGCACTACGAGAATGGATCATGCAAAAAGCGCGCATTCTTGCCGTCGTCGGTCTTGGTGTCAATACGTTCAAGCCGTTTACAGGTACGAAAACGAGCGTAATCTTTTTGCAGAAATGGGGTGGTATCGCCGGAATGCCAATAGCCGACTACCCGATTTTTATGGCGACGAGCGAACGCTCAGGCAAAAACAATTCCGGTGATTATATTGTGCTTGCAAACAAAGAAGGACACCTAATTGACCGCGAGGGCAATATCCTTGACCCTCTCAAAGAAAAGCCGATTGTTGATTCTGATTTGCGGGAGATCGCGTCAGCATTCCAACAATTCAGCAAAAAAGAAGGGATTACGTTTTACTAA